One segment of Solanum stenotomum isolate F172 chromosome 1, ASM1918654v1, whole genome shotgun sequence DNA contains the following:
- the LOC125853817 gene encoding protein SRC2-like → MEYRTLDINVVSGKDLNKVNLITKMDVYVVVSISGADDDRSNQKTKTHVDHDGDNNPTWNFPIKFTIDDNAAVQNRLHLVFKLRCQRALGDKDIGQVDVPIKELLESSNSSNGSKQFVSYQIRKPSGKPKGQLTFSYQFSDKITGNTVVDSKIENSVAAYPAVNPTPMVGSTSVYPPPPQQQQGPSGLYPPPPTYACGGSGPAPPPPVGYPPYPPPASAGYPPQPVGYPPVAAGGYGYGYGYPPATAYPPPPQYGYPPQQGGHGYGYPQVQRPAKKNNNLALGLGAGLLGGALGGMILGDAISDVGGGYDGGFGDVGGFDF, encoded by the coding sequence ATGGAGTATCGCACATTAGACATAAATGTTGTCTCTGGTAAAGATCTAAACAAGGTCAATCTCATCACAAAAATGGATGTATACGTCGTCGTTTCAATCTCCGGCGCCGATGACGACAGATCTAATCAGAAAACCAAAACCCACGTTGATCATGACGGTGACAATAACCCAACCTGGAATTTTCCGATCAAGTTCACCATAGATGATAACGCTGCTGTTCAAAACCGTTTGCATCTTGTTTTCAAGCTCCGATGTCAACGGGCGCTTGGAGATAAAGATATTGGACAAGTTGATGTACCCATCAAAGAGCTTCTCGAATCTTCCAATAGTAGTAATGGAAGTAAACAATTTGTAAGTTATCAAATCAGAAAACCTTCCGGTAAACCCAAAGGTCAACTCACTTTTTCCTATCAATTTAGTGATAAGATCACCGGTAATACTGTCGTTGATTCTAAAATTGAAAACTCCGTTGCTGCTTATCCGGCGGTAAATCCAACTCCGATGGTGGGATCCACTTCTGTGTACCCGCCGCCGCCGCAGCAGCAGCAAGGTCCAAGTGGGCTCTACCCACCGCCTCCGACCTATGCTTGTGGTGGGAGTGGACCTGCTCCTCCACCGCCGGTGGGATATCCACCATATCCACCTCCTGCATCGGCAGGTTATCCACCGCAACCAGTGGGATATCCACCAGTGGCGGCGGGAGGATATGGATATGGATATGGATATCCGCCGGCGACGGCATATCCTCCTCCACCGCAGTATGGATATCCACCACAGCAAGGTGGACATGGATATGGGTATCCACAGGTGCAACGGCCGGCGAAGAAGAACAATAATTTGGCGTTAGGATTAGGGGCGGGTTTGCTTGGTGGAGCACTTGGAGGAATGATACTTGGAGATGCAATCTCAGATGTTGGAGGAGGTTATGATGGTGGATTTGGTGATGTTGGTGGATTTGAtttctga